TTATTTGCTGGCTGCCGTTTTTTGTTAACTCTATGATTGATCCCTACATCAACTTTTCCACCCCAATTGCTCTTTTTGAAGTGTTTGTCTGGTTAGGCTACATTAACTCAACCATAAACCCCATCATATATGGTCTTTTCTACCCATGGTTTCGAAAATCTCTCATTATAACAATGAGAATATTTGAACCAAACTCATCTGACATCAATGTTTTCACTGTTTGATTCCATTTCTGAATTCACCGTGCAGCACACTGATGCTTCCTATAGCAAATCATATAAAGAACATTGTAAAATCAGATGTTTAATCTGTGCTAAATTAAAGGGTGACCTAAAATCAGATCTCTGGCACACTTACAGTACATTATGGATGACATTAATTGCACATTGCATCCCAAATTATGAAAAACCTAATTGAATTCTGATTTGATGTTTcgagcatttttaaaatttaaccaGTTTTCAGTTCACATTCAAAAGTGGCATGCTTTATGGCATATTTCTTCAGTAGGTTTCAGTATTTTTTAACCCAAGGAGATCTAGCTTTTATTAATCTCAGTGGCATTTGCTCTgctggccagaaatatgatcatcTTGTTGCCATTTTTTCAAATTAATACTGAAGATGTATTGTACCGTATATTGTTTGtatattcttatatatatattaaaggatGGGGGGGCATCCTTTATAGCATAAAGCTCTTTGCCTTCTTGTGCCGTTCACCAGTGTGTCTATTAAAAATGGGTGATGTGTCATGATCTGTGGTGTTGCATTTTGATTCATAGGAATTATTTGTCTTTTGGGGAGGCCACTAAacaggggtgcatttcccaaagcgactatggtcgcaagttccgtcattACCAATAGatttcaatgggacttacgactgTTCTCCAATGATGCTTTCGGGAAATGCACCCCAGGTCTGTACCATACTTAATTCTACTAGTAACAAACAGATGGATTCCCAGCTTTGCCATGGGAAAAATGGCATAGCTTTCATTTATACTATCATTTACACTATTTAATTTAAGATggcttattatagttaactaaaacactaaaactaaaatcttaaagtaacatttttactacttgaattaaaataaatttaagtgaaataaaatataaaaacttaaacttagttgccaaggcaacatttctgatgttcatttagtttaacttaatatattaaaaaaaactaaaactgaaactgaaataatacaaattatagacatttaaaaatggacaatgaacaattctatttttttatggaatattgcagtatttattataaataatttatccgTGCACATTAGTGTGGCCCTTATTGGGGGGTGATTTAGTAACGTATGCAAAATTTCATCCAGATAATTTGTCATTTAAGGTATGCTCAAAGCATGCATCTTTTTATCAACAGGTACTTGATATCTGATTGGTGATATTAGTGAAAGTTTCGTTCACTGTTAaaattttgtctgtttttgatATCAGATGGCCACTTTGTGTAACCAGGATGAAGTATACTAGCTTAAAAGCAAGAAGGAGTCTTTATCTCAATTTTACATGGGGGCAGTCATGGCCTAATTCCAGCACTGGaaggaaatgactgaggtgcgcttgagcaaggcacctaaccctaATCGCTCCCCAAGTACCACAGCATAATAGCTGCCCACTGCTCAGGGTGTGTGTGTCCACGGTTTCCAGtgagcagtgaacacacacactcacacacactaaCTTGGATTACAGAGGACAAATAataacttggatgggttaaatacagaggacaaattccgagtatgggttaccatacttgaccttcacatgtcactttcCCCTTTCATTGTCAATGTTTTTCGAGAATATCTGCACCGAATGGGAAAAAAGTGTATAGTAAAGCATGAAGCATCAGTGCAGACCATGAAGGAGGTCCAAGACTTTTGGGAAAAGGCCTGCATTCCCAATCGGCAgcattaaaggtgataaagaggatttttttgtcgactgagaatccaaagactcttactgagtttttgaaatgagcgcatgcgtaagaacagcccccctccttcacagctaatttcaaaggaacgcctcctaaaaatcgtgcacgagtattggaacacgagtgtttaccaccggcattcgctgtgttgtgttttttggattcattatgttggactcactgcaggtaactcataatctgcacttgttattcctgtctcctgacaaaaacattgcatgcggcgcctgtggagtgtagaaagttactggagcgcgcagccgtgctcgtctctcacaaggaacgtaatggcagtgattgacaagccagagggccaatcgtttaaacgattggctgatgtttttaaggccctacctcgtgcacagacgatgtatattaatattattactttcagtgcacctaataaatagtcttttatcagttagtttTATCAGTTAGttagacagtttcaagtaatattgcaaaaatgtataaaacaaaacatcctctttagcacctttaacattttaaaactaaCAACACTGTTagttttataaatctctccaacagtgtgtaatgttagcttttaATGTTAATTGTTTACCACAAGACCAGTATtatgcactaacaaagtaaataaggtcaattttgatttcatgtgtactttaagCTCTTTTGCCTTCATGTGCAGGTAACCAATGATGTCTATTAAAAATGGGGAGGCATGTTATGATCCGTGGTGCTGCATTTTGATTCATAGGATTTATTTGTCTTTTGGAGAGGCCAAAAGGCCAAACAGATCAGTACCATAATTAATTCTGGTACTAACAAATGGATGGATTTTCAGCTTTGCCATGGGATAAAATGGCATAGCTTTCATTTATTCTGTCATTTAcactatttaatttaaatttaaggatttttatagttaactaaaacacACAGACATGGCTAAGACTAAACCAGGATTAGACCTtcgttcaattagggcatttaagtagcttttataaatgtgctgtacatcttgagacaaaacaatgctactgacatattttaagaataTGGATGTTGcagttttttatataaatgatttTTCCTTCCACATTTTTTTCCAATGCCcacataatctttaatcaaaataacttattctcttctctgatgacgcgttactggcgtgagggtgggacaacctgtcactcacatgtgATCCACCAATAGAAAGCCACAACCATTCAATCAATTTCCGATGGAAAAAATCAAGTCCCGCTGtacatttttcttgtttgagataAGGAAGAAAAGAAAATTGCAACTTTCATTTCATACCGacctttaatttaaatgaaaaaggaaaattagaaaataaaaactaattcaaaatattaataaaaactacaacATTATctcaatgacaaaaaaaaacattgattaaaactATACTTTTACATGTATAAACAATAGACAAACagaattttttgttttgaaaaagatttttctgtatatttaattttaactcTTCATTTTTAATGAGTGCTTGATTGTCATTTGCTACCCTGTGATGATGTGGGAGGGTCAGAGAAGACCATGAAGAATATTTAAAAGCCTAACCCATCCAGCTAAAGCAGAATAAAGAGTCATGTTTTCGTAgacaaagaagaagaaaacatgACAGGCAAGATGGATTTATCATCACAAGAATATGATTCCATTGAGTTTTGTTTTCCTGCAGTGAACAACTCTTGTCTTAAAGGCACACATCTTGTGTCCACTCAGACTGTGTTGTATCTCATATTGGTATCAGCGATGACTGTGACTATTCTAGGAAATTCTGTGGTCATCATCTCCATAGCACACTTCAAACAGCTCCAGACTCCCACTAACATCCTGGTGATGTCTCTGGCTCTCACGGATCTTCTGCTTGGACTGGTGGTCATGCCTTTCAGTATGATCCGTTCTGTCAGTGGCTGCTGGTACTATGGAGATGCCTTCTGTTTGCTCCACTCCACTTTTGACTTATTTCTCACATCTGTGTCTATTTTGCATCTTGTTTGTATTGCTGTTGATCGACATCAGGCTGTGTGTTATCCTCTTCAATACCCTACAAGAATAACCATACCTGTTGCATGGGTCATGGTGCTGATAAGTTGGACCTTGGTTGCAGCCTATTCATATGGTTTACTGTATTCAAAGGCTAATGTGGAAGGACTGGAGGAATATATCAAATCAAGATACTGTATAGGAAGTTGCAGTCTGCTTTTCAGTAAATTGTGGTCTGTTTTAGAcacattattaacatttttcttGCCTTGTTCTGTCATGGTTGGACTATATGTGAGGATTTTTGTAGttgcaaaaaaacatgtaagAACAATCAGTGAGGCAAACCataatgaaaatgtgaatgtttttaaaagctCTCGACGATCTGAGCGCAAAGCAGCAAAAACTCTTGGTGTGG
This genomic window from Chanodichthys erythropterus isolate Z2021 chromosome 4, ASM2448905v1, whole genome shotgun sequence contains:
- the LOC137018580 gene encoding trace amine-associated receptor 13c-like, with product MDLSSQEYDSIEFCFPAVNNSCLKGTHLVSTQTVLYLILVSAMTVTILGNSVVIISIAHFKQLQTPTNILVMSLALTDLLLGLVVMPFSMIRSVSGCWYYGDAFCLLHSTFDLFLTSVSILHLVCIAVDRHQAVCYPLQYPTRITIPVAWVMVLISWTLVAAYSYGLLYSKANVEGLEEYIKSRYCIGSCSLLFSKLWSVLDTLLTFFLPCSVMVGLYVRIFVVAKKHVRTISEANHNENVNVFKSSRRSERKAAKTLGVVVGAFIFCWLPFFINSIMDPYINFSTPAALFEVFVWLGYINSTINPIIYGFFYPWFRKTLSLIITMRIFEPNSSDITVLTV